The region ttaaattttcactgaaaccagcttaatttttcgaaccatgtccactcgatgtgtctcacaggtttagaaaaaattttgatcaacaaagcgccagtctctcagcaacttctcagacaaaggaattccgacgaggggctggacgactcctcccacaaggagtgctcacaggcgaattgaacgtcaccgacaggcgtggaaaaactcacgcatggcgcacgagggttcaagcatgtctgacgtaaaaacatatgaatgaaatccatatagttttgaaaaaaataaaaaggacctatactttacggacagcctcgTATATTAATATGATTTGGTAAactatgatttgatgtgatttgacatcATTTGAAGTATAATTTGGGTGTAAATAGAGGGAAAAAGGTACAACAACCACAAACCAAAACAAGACATGTTAGGGCAAAAAATATCAATTTTCTTAGAATCACATTTTCTGATTCATTGTTAACTTTACACATCATAATTTGCAAGTTCAAGCATCAGAGCCATGAGCTATAAATTGTATTGTTAATGTAAGTTCCAAGAGGTACCTTTTTCTCTTGTAATAAATGTAGATCCAAAACTGCATAATTCTAAAATTAGATTACAAATAAACGCATTCAAAAGGACATTCTATATAAATTCCAAACTGAAAATACTGCATTTTAAGTGTTTTGTTGTGTTAGCTACTTAAAGCAATCAACCTGGGTTAAACAGCCTCCTGCATGGCACCACAGGCACCCATGCAACACTGACCACTCTTAAAGCACTTACAGGCTGCAGTCTTGCATTTTGCTCACATCCCTTTTTCCCTCTAAGttattggttttcttgtgcaagaaaacatgtaattagacaccaaaattgtcataatcggaccatcataacagattttatgaattgaCCCTTCATGAAAAGTgcgttgacctttccacattttcggtcattgtgacgtaacacaaggtcaaaaataggtcaactatatatttttgaactctactcatcaagacgagtaatttgatatgcatatcaaaaggattggaccatttttgaattttgacccaaaaatggggggttttggcccaaaaatggccaaaaaaatgatttttatttttggcatcgccccctgatgtgaaaccttactatataaggacttgatctagcatagatgcttgcttgtaacaaaaaatgcccaaaaaaatttttttttgaagcacttttctgccttctgctggctgtctgtaCGAGGTTGGTGCAGGCAGATCCTTCTGAAATTATTCATACTGCAAGCCATCGGAATTAATATTTTATAGTGCATGGGTGGAGTTGTTAAATCCAGTGCAAACACTCATTACACTCAGCAACAATCTCTCAGTGAATGATAAGGATCCATATTTACACAATCGCCACTTAGCTATACTTATCTGAAGTGCTGATAGCATGTACAAAACCCTCTCACATAATGGCCAATTAGCTCCGCGGCTGGTTCGTCTATTCAGCTGAAGAGAGGTTTAGAATGAGTGTAGCGTGAGAGGAGAGACCAAAACATACCCAGTGTATCATGACAGTGAACGGAAACAACCGGTTAAAAGCTGAAGACAGGACTGGATGAAGAAAGACAGAGGACTACAGGAAAATaaagaagtcatttcaaataaataaacagtccCTACCTGAAACTTTGCAAACCCTTGTTGTGTAACAAACTGTACATTTGTGAACTGTAAATAACAGGACAAACCCGCTTCAACTGTGCATGCAGCTGTTGCACAATGTCCACATATCGGTCAGAAATAACAGTGTTGCAGTCTTCTAACCATTCTGTGGTCATCAAGACTTTTCCTGCTATGTACCTGGTAATGCAGACCCAATGTGGCTGGATTTTAGCCCTTCAAACACGTTGCCCACCTCCTGACACCTCCTCACTCACTGATCAGTGTCCATGGGTGTCCAACCCTTCACCATGAGGAAGTCAATAACAGCATGTTGCTTAAACGCATGTCTATGTATGTCGACAactatgtatatatatgttaCTTCAAAAGGTGATTCTGAGCATGCCTGAAACTGCAGGCGAAAACCGTTTGGTGTAGCGACAATCAATAAGTAAAGAATTATTTTTGTACCAGTTTCACTTTGATATCTTtattgttattgaaataatcgaGCTGGGGGCAGAACCTTtcagccaacaatcacataactatcCCAGAAACCATTGAAGAGGTAGGACTTGCCATTCCAAAATAACTGAAAACCAAAATATGTCCttagaaacataccaataaaacTACATTTTTCACATATGAGCATATGTGACATTGTATGTCTAAAGTCAGTGGCAGAGCTTCCATGGGAAGTGTGAGTAACTGGTCATCTATTGTTTATGCCCTAAGTCTTCTCTGTGGGAAAATTCTAATGTTTGCTTTTAAAGAAACCGAGAAAATGATGTTTACCAAGCTCTTTGCTGCCCCATTCAAACAACACTGACTAACATATTTTGGTAATACacataattacatttttaaaatcaagAACAAACAGCAAATGTGACAGCAATTATTCTGGTTCTCTAAGAGGACGTTGCCAAATGCAGTGTAATCCATAAATTGTCTAGACATTCCCTTGAGGAGTGGTAGATAATgcaaataacaaaaacaacaatgcgtgcgttctctctctctctcactcactcacacactatatatatatatatatatatatatatatatatatatatatatatatatatatatattgggccCACTTGTGCTGAActgctgaatgaaccttttacattttcaactttgtttttttaatcagttaaccacatacagcaacagatccaggtacaggtactatcaaaataaatataaaaatagttaagctatcaaatttacatgaatttatttatttaattaatttagagcctgatttatgcttctgcaactctgtaactccgtgtcatgacgacaggcgtgacagttttaaagttcaccGTCGCTGGAATATGTTTTACTCTGCGCTAATCTGTCCCTCAAcatgcttttctttctacaatcatcacctccaattcaaaggtaaggtgCACAATTTCCGCTTTTTCCGACTCTCTgcaaatttgcagacttttctgccaaacatatgtgATCCCAAAATgtcagcatgcgcactgcaaaaactattaaaatgagaggaaagagtgaaagcaggaAAGTGTCAAGTCACAGccgtttgctgtgtctgatttaacaggtgcacgtcaggctgcggatctgtgtttgagcacggtgtgaaaaaataaacagtcggtCTTTTAATCCCTCCAATGACACTGAAAtgttcccactttcctcaaatcagcgagtgtcagagcactgaactttaatttttgtacctctgttactgtgcacgtccagactgatcTCTCTGATGTCAGGAGGAGTTTTTAACGGAAATACATTgtaatcggacaggacattttatccgatgtaagtgaaaatccgttatacaaaatccattatatgctgtgtttattacatggaaaacaatacaaaaacatctggttatatgatgacggtttaggcaaGTTTTTACTGtgaatgggactgaacaataaatttacctctcaaaactctgATAATGaggtcgcttccatcccacagggctgactttatttttccaaatttttcttctgttcggatctgaaggaaatctgtgcatcttgaagcccttgttgtgtctgtgtgtgcatccaaatgcaaaacaacccagcattttcagcgaaaaaaataaaatagctggatttacatgcagacagattaacagcaaacagtattttggccccaagatggcaccatgagtcacgtcaccctttttttttttcggctCGCCATGTCAGTTCTCTATGAATAAAGGGACTGTTTTATTGATTAAAGTACTGACTGGAGCGAGataacattacatttattttgtcagtacAGATATACTACAGTTTCAGCACAAATAATTTTTTATACAATAATATGaaatgcgaggtctgttagaaaagtatccgaccgttttatttttttcaaaaacctgatggatttgtatcacgtgtgcttgcatgagccaaccttgaaccttcgtgcgcatgcgtgaattttttcacgcctgtcgattgcattatttgcttgtaagcagcctttgtgtgaggatgggtgtagtctctcgtcgtttttttctttgcaaggaaatggcgaaacgactggagcagtgcgactgcatcaaattttgccagaaactgtgcgacagccaggtggaaaccattcggattattcagacggctttcggtgacgatggtatggacatcacacagattaaggagcggtacaaccggtttaaagatggctgcacaacggtggagagcgagccacgctccgggcagccatcaacatgctgaaatgaccagatcatttccaaagtgaacgctgtggtgatgcgggaccgtcgtgtgactatccgagaaattgcggaagaggtggaaatcagcactttttcggcacattccttgtgacagaagattttgccatgaaaagagttgcagcgaaattcatgccaatggcttgggcacgaagctgatggcggagcaaaagcgccaccgtgttgaagtctcaaaggacatgttgtgacatgctcacctcttccacaatttcttgaatagtcacacgactgaaaagccaccgaaagccgtctgaatcttccaaatggtggaagaggtgagcatgtcacaacatgtcctgtgagacttcaacatggaggcgcttttgctccgccatcagcttcgtgcccaagccatcggcatgaatttcgctgcaactcttttcatggcaaaatcttctgtcacagtggaatgtgccaaaaaactactgatgtccacctcttccgcaatttctcggatagtcacacgatggtcccgcatcaccacagcgttcactttggaagtgatccggtcatttcagcatgtttatgGCCGcgtggagcgtggctcgctctccaccgttgtgcggccgtctttaaaccggttgtaccgctccttaatctgtgtgatgtccatagcatcgtcactgaaagccgtctgaataatccgaatggtttccacctggctgtcgcacagtttctggcaacatttgatgcagtcgcgctgctccagtcgttctgccatttccttgcaaagaaaaaacgacgagagtctacacccatcctcacacaaaggttgcttacaagcaaatgacgcaatcgacaggcatgcgcacgaaggttcaaggttggctcatgcaagcacacgtgattcaaatccatcaggtttttgaaaaaaataaaaaggtcggatacttttctaacagacttcgtatacaAATATTGTGCACAGATTGGTAGTAAATACATAAATAGTGCCTCATTGGTCAAAAACCCATTTTCACTTAAGCAAAATTTTATATATGTTTAACCATATATGATATTTTAACATTCTGTATCTGAAAAGAAATTAATCATCACTGTAACTTCATCACATATTCAACaacagtgctctgagagcacaaaatCCCTGCTGGCAAATTCTGCttcggtacaagtgcttgctaaatTCTGATAATATTTCAAGGAATTGTATcaagtttcccaaaattcctcctaaaaatgtgagggaagttgatttcagaatgcaggcaccaactcatgaaactggcagtgtctaggtttgttaatcaatggccaaaatgtgtcaatcttgaacaatattacaatatgcagaTTATCAACCTagaacaaggatttgtaccaagttacaaCAACCCTTTAGACCTTCAGCCAGCGGGGGATAATAAACTGAGAAACTACTAAATATGAATTAATGACTGTTTCTAAAACTAAACTTGACGACAGGCACCACAtggtcttctgtttcttcttaaaGTCAACAATCTGCTTGCCTGAAGATCTGGACCATGACAAAGATTGATGAACACTGGCAGACACATTCAAAGCCATTAGAAAAAGGGAATAAAGAAAATCTGATACTGATTAAATGGCAGATAAAAGAATACCTCTGCATGAGAGTGTGTGTTTTACAGTATTTGTGTAACTTTGTACTGCATGTTGTGTGCACTGAAGAACAACAACAATCTCTACCCTAAACTCGCATTACCTAACACTATCCATCATTGTAAAATGCTGTAGATGTACGTTTCTCCATTAGTCAAATGGGGTTTTCATTCTGAAAACAATCCTGCTCATTTAGAGTGCTTTTATGATACCCAAAACTAATGCAGAATATTAATCTTGATCACAGACATGTCGCAACATGGAGATTCTTGCAACACAACTGGATGCCATTTTAATAGTTGTTTTTAGCagatatatgtatatgtggtcaAGGGAACTGAAGCTCAGAGTAGACTCAGTGTTTTATGCACTCTGTAATTCTTCCCAACATGGCAGTGTCGCTCCTTACTGTCGCAACTGGACATTTGTTCCCCTGAGAGCACTGGGGATAACCATTTTCCCAGAGAAAAGTGGGAACAAATGCCTTGTGCTGTGTTATGTTAAGAATGTTTTGACAGAATACGTGCCCTTAAACTATTTGCAAAGAAAGCATTGTTACAAATATTACCACTTTGTGAGTCAATGCACCTAAGTACTGCAGGAAATATGATTAGCTAGAGAGGTTTATACTACACTTAAAATTCTTACCAACTATGGGGGAAAAATACAAGAATGTAAGCATGCTCTCCAATTCACTATTACCTCACAACAGAActgacaaaaattaaataactacaCAATTCTAGTCTTTCATAATAATTGGCAAAACCACTCCCACAACACCTAGAATCCCCCCACCGTCACTAATACAATCATATACATAGACAGGTTATGTCTGCAAATTGCACATGCTTAAACATATGTTGTGAATTATCTGCGTTTTCTTCATCAGTGATacagcacacaaacacatacagtgaggaaaataagtatttgaacaccctgcggttttgcaagttctcccacttagaaatcatggaggggtctgaaattttcatcttaggtgcatgtccactgtgagagacaatcttaaaaaaaaaaaaaaaaaaaaaccggaaatcacaatgtatgatttttttaaaataatttatttgtatgttactgctgcaaatacgaggtctgtgagaaaagtatccgacctttttatttttttcaaaaaccatatggatttgaatcacgtgtgattgcatcagccaagcttgaaccttcgtgcgcatgcgtgaggtttttcacgcctgtcggttgcgtcattcgcctgtgagcaggctttgtgtgagcactggtccacccctctcgtcgttttttttattgcaaataaatgtctgaacaatttggagctttgctgcatcaatttttttccagaaactgtgagagacgtccaggtggacaccgttctgaaaattaatatggctttcagggacgattttatggggattacacagattaaggagtgatccagacggtttaaagatggccacaactgctgagagcgcgctgcgctccgagcgccaatcaacaggctcacaccccgctgaaacaaccagatcatttccaacgtgaaggctttgttgatccgggacgtcgtctgactttcacaaaaagtcagaaggcaaggacatcagcactttttcggcacattccactgttacaggagtttttttcatggaaagaaaagcagagggacacgccacggagccgttcattacgcggcacaaaaccacctccgtgttggtctcacaggacggctttcaggtggatttcagacggctgtcggttgcttttcagtcgtgtgattatccgagaaattgagcatgagctggacatgccccaacatgtcctgtgaggcttcatcacggcgttgctttgcgccatgcagctccaccgctctGTATATatgaaatttttaacatttatgaaacacttctctaaacaaggccataggttcACTGACCCTAAGAGATTCCcttcttggcacagtgatctatttctttttgtctctttctccaaaattgtatataataatcattagattattaatatataaacaaaaataaatttaagaaatattacaatttgaaaacaaatgcacccgaacgttaacgcgttagcatcaggatccggatcgtgatccgggtcaccactaaaattgagtcacttgttcttcttgtcatttccaaccactccacaaaatttctataaacaaaaataaatttaagaaatattacaatttgaaaacaaatacacCCGAACgttatgacagctgcaactgcttaatgctaacttttaacattgaaaatgccatagacatgctaacacgttagcatcgtggtccggatcaccactaaaatttaatcacttgttcctgtcatttccaaccactccacaaaatttcatcaaaatctgttcaaaactttttgagttatcctgctgacagacagacagacagacagacagacagacagacagacaaacaaacaaacacgaccgaaaacataacctccttggcggaggtaattataaaaaaaaaaaaaaaatcatacattgtgatttctggatttatttatttatttttttagattatgtctctcacagtggacatgcactgtcagagaacttgcaaaattgcgaggtgttcaaatacttattttcctcactgtactccAGCACATAAAAATTAAGATCAGCTTATTCAGCAGTCACTTTTTTATTGTGATTATATTTTACAGAGGATGAGTTGCACTAGAGTAGAAGTTGCaacctttttctgtgttatcagctgtTTAATTTGAAATTTCTTGCATTGTTGcagtgtacttttattttttgcacttattcttttattattggagtttcttGTGTTTAGTGCTTTGAATCCTGGGAAAGacctatataaataataatatttattATCTATATTATGCGTGCGTGTATATtcgtgtgtgtgtatgatttcagtaacagagaaactggggagagctgacatttgccgtttggtatgcttatgtattttgggtcaaggatgatcactgcgaaaatggaaagttgacaggacaaatacttttggagaaattagcaatattagctaacaacagtgaccaATTAACActgtgctacaatgcaccatgggagttccggGTTTTAGGGTTTaaaatgttgttactgtggttcatgttagtttaacagtactGTTCATGTCACTGAATCATTGTTTTtgaagttcaattggtttagtcagccaGTCAAGTGTCATGCTGAGCAggaaggctcctggttcaaatcccacccctgccacatttctccacataaagtggagttgcctcaggaagagcatccggcattatacttgtgccaattcaacatgcagatccaccttgaatctggtgtggtgaccctgagttcaAACAAggtagcagccgaagggactgactagacaagtgtcatgttgccattaccatgagtgagaagtgtagtgtgtCTGATGTCTTCTGTTacagtctctgtttgtgggtgtttaaaaatagaagcacctgcttctggcagaatgcagaaaagacaaaaagctctgcgtgagTGCGTGTgcataactttgatcatggacaaactggggagagctgacatttgccgtttggtatgcttatgtattttgggtcaaggacgaaCGCTGCCAAAACAGATCCTtggtctaatatttttggagaaactatggatagtcataaacaacactgaacaatggatgttgataattacacgcCATTCAGgaaagggggtggtaaatcatctatatattaaaagcgtgcgtgcATGATctaatttagtaagttcaatgtaattatataattgtaaacacatggatgacacaagaaagtgaaaacacttatttccatggtggtccatttaaaaaacaaatgacaaaatagtaGGGATATAATAAcaaactaataataatattaatgataACAATAAAGTGTGTTTAtgataacctaaacaatttatgaatacattgagacagtaaattaacattagaaAAGTTCCTACTCTAAAAATGATTGAggcctaaggttctaaaaacaatttggactcacacgccattccaactcatttagaaactttgcataattattgccacccttgaaaaatgtcagttacctattttataaacactacccagtctagagcctgtggatccccacaggcaacatattattattatagaatTTCTttctagatttatttatttttggagtaCATAAGTCGCATCAGAGTATGCGTCACAGTAAAATTCATCCTTTGTCTGTACAACATTTAAAGGAAATATACCTTTACATATGACCATTTTAATTTGTACACAAAGGCAACAGTGAGAAACGGTCTTAGTCTGGAgttagagagagagcgagagagagaccaCAGTGAGCAAAAATGTGACTGGAGCAAAAATGCCCAGAAGCTGCTTGAGGTTCAAAGGGTGAAAGATGATATAACTCCAGAAATAATGCAATGGTAATGGGATGTAAAAAGTAGGTAAAAAACAATAGATTCAAACCAGTGAATATGTAAAGACCTTTTTTCCAGACAGGCAAGCTGCAAAACAGCAAACACCATCTTTTTACTTTCAAACATACAAATCCTTAATTTCCTTCACAGCTCTGTTCAAACATGACAGGACAGTCAAAACGCCTACTGCAGACTGCACCATATTTAGTCAGTAATGTCTGTCAAAGTAGGAAGCTCTGTATAAAGCTAAtgatcaaacattttaaactctAACTTGGGCTGGCACAGATTAAAACAAACTGGAACATACTATTCATGTTGTTATCTACTGTCCTTAAATAGATGTCAATGAAGAGTAGAACAGAAAATCAAATCTTCCCAGTTTTGTGTAATTGGTTTGTGCACTCCACATAAACTTCAAGCGTGCCAAAATCATGTGcatgtgtcttttttttaatcttactgTCCTGTCAAGTACCACCCTTTATTAATATGACTGAGGTGGAGAATTACCCCTGGTCTTTTCCAATATGGTAACAAGAAGTGAAACTGCAGAAAACTGCTATCATAAATTAGAAGTATGAAATTAATAAATACCTGAAGTTTGACTCGACTTATGATTCCTCTCTTCCTCTTCACATGTAGCCAAAAACTCAACTTATGTGTAAACTGTTAGAGAATTTTGCTTGAGTTTTCTTTTGGATGAACTAGAATTacataagccccccccccccccccccccccccaaaaaaaaaaacacatgggtTTAGTAAATCAAACACACTGACAGACACACAAAGTTTGTTGAGACTtgggttttttttggttttgttttttttactgttaacAGTCGTACACCAAAGGTAGCATCTAATGGCACATACTACAAACACGTTCACATGTAAATGTACTACTTAGTAGTTCAAGGTACAAGTTTTCTGTCATATTCACTGACATGACTCAATAAATAATCAAAACTTAATACATCATCAATAGCTGTCTTAATACAGACAAACCACATTTGGTACGGTCAATGTAAACACACTAAAATTACATTTGCATGAGGGCTACACATTCTGAATTTTACTCAAAGTGTCTCTTGAACAAGCACAATCGCTTAATATACTAACaacacagacaaatacaaatatacaCGGTTGCTTCACTTTTAGTTTTTAAACACAGGGCGTAAACATCACACAACACATTTAAGGAGATTGCTATGGTTGACTCCACCACTTCACCAAAATTAAGCAATTAACCATTTTAGTTggatttttctactttttttcccctctctttcgTTTATACTGgtttgcaaaacaaaaaacacatttcacaaaacttcAATTTCATAGGTTTTTCTTCATGTCAATGCGCTTACATTCTGCTTTTTTGGCTAAATAATTTAAAGACTTGATTCCTGTTTAAAAAACAGAGTTTATCCTCTTGACATATTCACCATTACACAACTTTTCTTCATAATTCCTCACTTTATTCAATACTCCAGCTTTCCTTGAATATTTTCAAACACCTTTACAGGTTATTTAGGCTCATTTAATGCTCCATTAGTTTGCTCTCGATTCCCTCCGAGTTCCTGCTAAACCATGTGCAATAGAGGTGGTAACTGTGTGGTAACTTGGTAACTTATAGACCCATCAGAAACAGTAGTGGCATATCTACCTTCCTTCCACACCatagcacatttttttttaattttcatgacAATTTTCAAGTTCTTGGCTTGCATTAAACATGGCATGTCATTCCAAATTTTATTTCCCTATGACCATATCCATACACAGACCCGCCACATTCCCTTTCAACAGACCCAATGAAAGTTTTTTTGGTGCTCCTAACCCCAAAGCCACCACTGCTGCGCTGTAGACAGAGGGAGCAAAGGCGCTTGAAACCCTTTCTGAAAGCAGAATTGGAGAGGCTGTAGATCAGACAGTTACAGAAGCTGTTGCTGATGGCCAGCCATGTGGTAAGGAATGATGCTGCAGGGTTACGATATAACCCTCCACTCTCCAACAAAAAGTACAGAATGTAGGGTAACCAGAGAATATAAAACACGCTGGTGATAGGGAACAACACCATAGCATACCGTTTGTCTGGATATGTGGCTGGGGGCTGCTGATATTGCTTGTGGTTCAGTAGTTTTTGTTGCTGGGACATGTGTGGCAAGTGACTTTTCTCCCCCCAAATGGTATTCTTGCCTGTCGATACCACTGTCATTCCTGGTCCCTGCAACTGTTGGGGCCGATAACGTGCATGGCGCTCGCTAATTTCCCTGGTGTGCTGTCTGCAGATCTTGAAGATGTTGGCGTAGGTGAAGCAGACAGTTAGAGCAGCTGGGGCATAGAGCAGTGCAACAATAAATGCTGTGAACGTTGGACGCGTCTTCCACTCAATTGCGCACCACTCCACCACATCACCATGGTAACCAGGCTTTCCCCACCCAAGAAAAGATGGTAAAAACATCAGTGCTGAATACAGCCATATCACGACAATGCAGCAGCGCACACGACAAGGTGTTACTAAAGTTGTGTAGGTCAGAGGTCGCGTGATGGCAATGTAGCGGTCCACACTTACACATGCTAAAGATACCATTGAAACAG is a window of Thalassophryne amazonica chromosome 17, fThaAma1.1, whole genome shotgun sequence DNA encoding:
- the LOC117529370 gene encoding probable G-protein coupled receptor 21, which codes for MVNSSLVLLNQSSDLHPSNVSAPFCLLQIGSSQIFNTCLLEVSIILLLTVLIISGNLVVIFVFHCAPLLSQHTTSAFIQTMAYADLLVGFSCLIPSLSLLHHLQSLNPKLTCQVFGYMVSVLKSVSMVSLACVSVDRYIAITRPLTYTTLVTPCRVRCCIVVIWLYSALMFLPSFLGWGKPGYHGDVVEWCAIEWKTRPTFTAFIVALLYAPAALTVCFTYANIFKICRQHTREISERHARYRPQQLQGPGMTVVSTGKNTIWGEKSHLPHMSQQQKLLNHKQYQQPPATYPDKRYAMVLFPITSVFYILWLPYILYFLLESGGLYRNPAASFLTTWLAISNSFCNCLIYSLSNSAFRKGFKRLCSLCLQRSSGGFGVRSTKKTFIGSVERECGGSVYGYGHREIKFGMTCHV